The following coding sequences are from one Sciurus carolinensis chromosome 11, mSciCar1.2, whole genome shotgun sequence window:
- the Ankrd49 gene encoding ankyrin repeat domain-containing protein 49 has protein sequence MEKVKVNDEGKPNPENSLDFSEHFNQLELLETHGHLIPTGTQSLWVGNSDEDEEQDEKNEEWYQLQEKKMEKDPSKLLLWAAEKNRLTTVQRLLSEKTTHVNTRDEDEYTPLHRAAYSGHLDIVRELVAQGADVHAVTVDGWTPLHSACKWNNTRVASFLLQHDADVNAQTKGLLTPLHLAAGNRDSKETLELLLMNRYIKPELKNNLEETAFDIARRTSIYHYLFEIVEGCTNSSPQS, from the exons atggaaaaagtgaAAGTAAATGATGAAGGAAAACCAAACCCAGAGAATTCTTTGGACTTTTCTGAACACTTTAACCAACTTGAATTGTTGGAAACACATGGACACCTTATTCCCACTGGTACACAAAGTCTCTGGGTAGGCAATTCTGATGAAGATGAGgaacaagatgaaaaaaatgaagagtggTATcaattgcaagaaaaaaaaatggagaaagatcCAAGCAAATTGTTGCTTTGGGCTGCTGAAAAAAATcgg cttaCTACAGTGCAGAGACTACTTTCTGAGAAAACCACTCATGTAAACACTAGAGATGAGGATGAGTATACCCCACTTCATCGAGCAGCCTACAGTGGACACTTAGATATTGTCCGTGAACTAGTCGCACAAGGGGCAGATGTTCATGCAGTAACTGTGGATGGCTGGACACCCCTGCACAGTGCTTGCAAATGGAATAATACCAGAGTGGCTTCTTTCTTACTTCAGCATGATGCAGATGTCAATGCTCAAACAAAAGGCCTCTTGACTCCCTTGCATCTTGCTGCTGGGAATAGAGACAGCAAAGAGACCCTAGAACTCCTCCTAATGAACCGTTACATCAAACCAGAGctgaagaacaacttagaagaaacTGCATTTGATATTGCCAGAAGGACAAGTATCTATCACTACCTCTTTGAAATTGTGGAAGGCTGTACAAATTCTTCACCTCAGTCTTAA